In one window of Mercurialis annua linkage group LG4, ddMerAnnu1.2, whole genome shotgun sequence DNA:
- the LOC126677027 gene encoding putative glutamine amidotransferase GAT1_2.1, protein MASDLSVILPRVLIVSRRTVRKNKFVDFVGEYHLDLIVSYGAVPVIVPRVNGVHMLLDSFEPIHGVLLCEGEDIDPSLYQDETSNLSAEELEEIRRMHASDTAIDSEKDSIELRLAKLCLERNIPYLGICRGSQVLNVACGGTLYQDIENEVSRKCQEFQRVKHIDYDNYDGHRHVIKVIQNSPLQDWFKESLDNKDQNMEIFVNSYHHQGVKRLAQRFVPMAFAPDGLIEGFYDPDAYNPEEGKFIMGLQFHPERMRHPETDEFDYPGCPKAYQEFVKAVVAYQKKLNSTNAVAKPVRLNQEMEKKRKVILRSFSLARDLYTNGQDMHPSEQSELEAGAEFLESNTALSLQQENRLKQMGATIRNGSSYIEKLKLNEEREILARNVMGKMSAEQLSDLLSFYRMMGQICSEVLERKLNGIVNDTTAAS, encoded by the exons ATGGCTTCCGATCTCTCCGTCATCCTCCCTCGTGTCCTCATCGTCTCTCGACGTACCGTTCGCAAGAACAAGTTCGTTGATTTCGTCG gtGAATATCATCTTGATCTGATAGTAAGCTACGGCGCCGTACCGGTTATTGTTCCTCGTGTTAATGGAGTTCATATGTTACTCGACAGTTTCGAGCCGATCCATGGAGTTCTTCTCTGCGAAGGAGAAGACATTGATCCGTCTTTATACCAAGACGAAACTTCAAATCTTTCGGCAGAAGAATTGGAAGAAATCAGAAGAATGCACGCCAGCGATACGGCGATCGATAGCGAGAAAGATTCAATCGAATTACGGCTCGCGAAGCTTTGCTTGGAAAGGAATATTCCGTACTTAGGAATCTGCAGAGGCTCTCAGGTTTTGAATGTTGCTTGTGGAGGCACTCTCTATCAGGATATAGAAAATGAAGTTTCGAGAAAATGTCAGGAGTTTCAAAGAGTGAAGCATATCGATTATGATAATTATGATGGGCATAGACATGTTATTAAGGTGATTCAGAATAGTCCGTTACAGGATTGGTTCAAAGAATCTTTGGATAATAAAGATCAAAATATGGAAATCTTTGTAAATAGCTATCATCATCAAGGTGTCAAGAGATTAGCTCAAAGATTTGTTCCAATGGCATTTGCACCTGATGGTTTAATTGAAGGTTTTTATGATCCTGACGCTTATAATCCCGAGGAAGGCAAGTTTATTATGGGTCTTCAGTTCCATCCGGAGCGAATGAGGCATCCTGAGACCGACGAATTCGATTATCCGGGTTGCCCGAAAGCTTATCAG GAATTTGTGAAGGCTGTGGTTGCCTATCAAAAGAAGCTTAACAGTACAAATGCTGTGGCAAAGCCTGTAAGGCTAAATCaagaaatggagaagaaaaggaaaGTTATATTAAGGAGTTTCTCTCTTGCCAGAGACTTGTATACTAATGGCCAAGACATGCACCCGTCAGAACAGTCAGAATTGGAAGCTGGAGCTGAATTTCTAGAG TCAAACACAGCATTGAGTTTACAACAAGAAAATAGGCTAAAACAGATGGGAGCAACAATAAGAAATGGAAGTTCATACATAGAGAAGCTAAAGTTGAATGAAGAAAGAGAAATATTAGCAAGAAATGTGATGGGGAAAATGTCAGCTGAGCAGTTGTCCGATCTTTTATCATTCTACCGTATGATGGGTCAGATTTGCTCCGAAGTCTTGGAAAGAAAGCTTAATGGAATTGTCAATGACACTACAGCAGCTTCTTGA
- the LOC126678823 gene encoding non-specific lipid-transfer protein 2-like — protein sequence MKSLSSRAVVAVVMVMMVLMLEAESGADVSSNAVNCSPAGLRPCLPALNSPAPPTSGCCSQLRIQKPCLCGYMKDPNLKTYLSSPNAKKVSTACGVPLPKC from the coding sequence ATGAAGAGCCTCTCTTCACGAGCCGTGGTCGCAGTGGTGATGGTGATGATGGTGTTGATGCTTGAAGCTGAGTCAGGCGCTGACGTGTCGAGTAATGCAGTGAATTGCAGTCCAGCAGGGCTAAGGCCATGTCTGCCAGCGCTGAACTCGCCGGCGCCGCCAACAAGCGGTTGCTGCAGCCAGTTGAGGATCCAGAAGCCTTGCCTTTGTGGATACATGAAGGATCCAAATTTGAAGACTTATCTGTCGTCTCCTAATGCCAAAAAAGTTTCTACTGCTTGTGGTGTTCCTTTGCCTAAGTGTTAG
- the LOC126676374 gene encoding non-specific lipid-transfer protein 2-like codes for MKKVLSSALLVVAVVAVVLLSEANLSNAVTCSPMELSSCLSAISSSSPPSQTCCAKLKQQTPCLCGYLKNPSLKPYVSSPGARKVASSCGVPLPSC; via the coding sequence ATGAAGAAGGTTCTTAGCTCAGCCTTACTGGTGGTTGCTGTGGTGGCGGTGGTTCTTTTAAGTGAGGCTAATCTGTCGAATGCTGTGACATGCAGCCCAATGGAGCTGAGCTCATGTCTGTCGGCGATATCCTCATCGTCGCCGCCGTCACAGACTTGCTGTGCTAAGTTAAAGCAACAGACGCCGTGTCTTTGCGGGTATTTAAAGAATCCAAGCTTGAAGCCATACGTGTCCTCTCCTGGTGCTAGAAAGGTGGCTAGTAGCTGTGGTGTTCCTCTTCCAAGTTGCTAG
- the LOC126678579 gene encoding uncharacterized protein LOC126678579: protein MGGLESGVVVGEPLPAGKRSTVRRLSFLVRLHILVHEVSVLDDVVSCAIARPRFDGQGNEIFDGKIGIFPFVTQEPARRNSINRLAGTLETKPLTSVNRDIMRSYLIEKLLPAIKEKWPRDDMMNPIFIQQDNARTHVDKNDEAFCEAARYGGFDIRLMCQPANSPDLNILDLGFFSAIQSLQYKEAPKTVDELISAVARSYDSFDVRKSNRIFLSLQLCMIEIMQAKGSNKYKIPHINKAKLENLKELPSQLKCDSTLVQEVMQILISKTSVTTKFTCNSWKVHLYGC from the exons ATGG GTGGTTTAGAGAGTGGGGTGGTGGTCGGCGAACCACTACCGGCCGGTAAACGGAGCACG GTACGTAGACTGTCATTTTTGGTGAGGCTTCATATTCTTGTTCATGAAGTCTCTGTTTTGGACGATGTGGTATCTT GTGCCATAGCTCGTCCAAGATTTGATGGACAAGGAAATGAAATATTTGATGGAAAAATTGGCATTTTTCCATTTGTTACACAAGAACCTGCTAGAAGAAACAGTATCAATAGACTCGCAGGcacgttagaaacaaaaccgTTAACTTCGGTAAATAGAGATATTATGAGATCATATTTGATTGAAAAACTCTTACCGGCAATTAAAGAAAAATGGCCAAGAGATGATATGATGAATCCGATTTTTATTCAGCAAGACAATGCAAGAACTCATGTTGACAAAAATGATGAAGCTTTTTGTGAGGCAGCTAGATACGGAGGATTTGATATTCGTTTGATGTGCCAACCGGCAAATTCTCCTGATTTGAATATTTTGGATTTAGGTTTTTTTAGTGCAATTCAATCTCTGCAATACAAAGAGGCACCAAAAACCGTGGATGAGCTTATTTCAGCTGTTGCGCGATCGTACGACTCATTTGACGTGAGAAAATCAAATCGTATATTTTTATCGTTGCAACTATGCATGATAGAAATAATGCAAGCAAAGGGGTCAAATAAATATAAGATTCCACACATAAACAAGGCAAAATTGGAAAATCTTAAGGAGCTCCCTAGCCAACTAAAATGTGATTCTACATTAGTACAAGAAGTTATGCA AATTTTAATATCTAAAACTTCTGTAACAACCAAATTTACATGCAATAGTTGGAAAGTGCACTTGTATGGATGTTAA